The Shinella zoogloeoides genome contains the following window.
ATCCTTCGATGACTTCCTGGAGCAGCGGCGCAAGCTGATGGCGCAGAAGATCAAGACCTATTTCGAGGGGCTGTAAGGGGCACGATGAATGTATTGCATTGGTAGGGGAACGAGGAATGGCTGAACGTGATGAACTTCTAGCCTCGATTGTCGAGACAACTGCTGACTATCGTGAAGGGGATCTTGCTGCGCCAACACCAGAACATGTCGAGCGTTGGGTCAGTCAATTTGACGAGCATGTTCGCCTGCCAATCTTGCGCGAAATCGATCACGTCCTAAAGTCGACTTACTTTTCTCGCGCGAACACGCGCAAGTTTCTCTCTGGCCTTTTTCAAACCGACAGCCTCGTAGGCGAGGATCCATGCAAGTTTTGGGGGGGAGTGAGTTTCCTTGATGTCCAAGGAGGTGGTGCAAGCCAGAAGGAAATGCTCGCGCTATTCAGCAAAATCCTTGAGAAAAGATGTGGATACTCCGTCAGCGACTGCGGCGCCGATCCACACTCCTTTGTTTACTTGGATGACGCCAGTTTCACAGGAAACCGTGTCAGACAAGACGTTGAAGGTTGGATCGCCAAGTCGGCTCCAAAGGATGCGACCCTACATATCATCGCAATCGCACTTCATAGCAATGGTTCCAATTACGCGAATGGACGTATTCAAGCTGCCGCAAAGGCAGCCGGAAAATCGATCAAGCTGAAGTGGTGGCGCGCAATTGCCCTCGAAGATCAACTAGGCCAGACAAATTCCTCGGATGTTCTCCGACCGACACAAATTCCAGAAGATGACTTGGTGAAGGCATACGTGGAAGCAATGACCCATAAGCCTCGCTTA
Protein-coding sequences here:
- a CDS encoding phosphoribosyltransferase-like protein: MAERDELLASIVETTADYREGDLAAPTPEHVERWVSQFDEHVRLPILREIDHVLKSTYFSRANTRKFLSGLFQTDSLVGEDPCKFWGGVSFLDVQGGGASQKEMLALFSKILEKRCGYSVSDCGADPHSFVYLDDASFTGNRVRQDVEGWIAKSAPKDATLHIIAIALHSNGSNYANGRIQAAAKAAGKSIKLKWWRAIALEDQLGQTNSSDVLRPTQIPEDDLVKAYVEAMTHKPRLRVPGQVGGNGIFSSDEGRQLLEQEFLKAGARIRSMCPHLNKYQRPLGNSLLETLGFGSLIVTFRNCPNNAPLALWAGDPWYPLFPRTTNSDTSMRRFMAMLAREDF